From one Thermatribacter velox genomic stretch:
- a CDS encoding ATP-dependent helicase, producing the protein MTRIISEPFPLSEEQAQIVTARERYIKVIAGPGTGKTETLVRRLLYLLLCEDVSPENIIAFTFTEKAAQSMKNRVYYRLHEWGLDEHIQNLGSMYIGTIHSYCLHLLRQEFGYSDFNVLDENQEFALVFRIANRFNFPKGATEIDKYYYRQCVNFIDSVNVVHNELIDEQKLQEKSPEFYEDFREYEDFLDENRLLTFGRMISLTVRKLYCDREKINHVRYLMVDEYQDINKAQQELIQILGEGANVFVVGDPRQSIYQWRGSDNRFFEEFEQIFPGAKTFYMVRNRRSTPEIVNVANHFYQKFHQKYELIRAEKSSKGVALLASLPTAESEARWVVEEITRAVEEGKCRFKDCAILLRSVISNAGPFIRELRSRKIPYFLGGKSGLFSREEIKALKDIFFLLLKVKDEGQTPNEEDEVEDISRLQASLDSWVQAAGIELDKQATLQKLQHWSKKVLEGKYSNLTRAFHRLLVILGYRQLNPDFPLQAVVMANLGRFSSMLVDFETAMRLGGKKPEWPEIIKYLRLYVFWYAERVYEEQLAEDLPDIDAVFVGTVHQAKGLEWPVVFVSSVVGHRFPSIRAGKPRPWLISRELFDAERYEGSLEEEQNLFYVAITRAKEVLCVTAFEGYYRGSLYCRRSPSAFFECLREVVPVLGENQKIPFPEIPQNDEQKEPRVLSVREVADYLRCFTLPSLLPLAQCVEVPSRTCRRTWLWKKSTQLSFPIAGAFERRRRKTC; encoded by the coding sequence TTGACCAGGATAATCAGTGAGCCCTTTCCCTTGAGCGAGGAGCAAGCTCAAATAGTCACCGCACGCGAGCGGTACATAAAGGTCATCGCTGGTCCGGGTACTGGCAAGACGGAAACCCTCGTTCGCAGGCTGCTTTATCTCCTTCTGTGTGAAGACGTGTCACCAGAAAATATTATTGCCTTTACTTTTACCGAAAAAGCCGCACAGAGCATGAAAAACAGGGTGTACTACCGTCTTCACGAGTGGGGTCTCGATGAGCATATTCAGAATTTGGGTTCCATGTACATTGGCACCATTCACTCTTATTGTTTGCATCTTTTGCGTCAGGAGTTTGGTTATTCCGATTTTAACGTGCTTGATGAAAACCAGGAATTTGCCCTCGTTTTCCGCATTGCCAACAGGTTTAATTTCCCGAAAGGGGCAACGGAAATAGACAAATATTATTACCGACAATGTGTTAACTTTATCGATTCGGTGAATGTGGTGCACAACGAGCTGATTGATGAACAGAAACTTCAAGAAAAAAGCCCTGAGTTTTATGAAGATTTTCGCGAATATGAGGACTTTCTCGATGAAAATCGCTTGCTTACTTTTGGCAGGATGATAAGTCTGACTGTTCGGAAACTTTACTGCGATAGAGAAAAGATTAATCACGTGCGTTACCTGATGGTCGACGAATACCAGGACATTAATAAAGCACAGCAGGAGCTAATTCAAATTCTGGGTGAGGGAGCAAACGTTTTTGTGGTAGGGGATCCCCGACAGAGTATTTATCAGTGGCGGGGTTCGGATAACCGCTTTTTTGAAGAATTCGAGCAAATTTTTCCAGGAGCAAAAACTTTTTACATGGTGCGAAATCGAAGAAGCACTCCTGAAATTGTTAACGTAGCCAACCATTTTTACCAGAAATTTCACCAGAAATATGAGTTAATACGTGCCGAGAAAAGTTCAAAGGGAGTTGCACTTCTCGCATCACTTCCAACAGCTGAGAGTGAAGCTCGCTGGGTGGTAGAGGAAATCACCAGAGCGGTTGAGGAAGGAAAATGCCGTTTTAAAGACTGTGCTATCTTGCTTCGAAGTGTAATCAGTAATGCTGGGCCGTTTATAAGGGAGCTACGTTCAAGAAAAATTCCCTATTTTTTGGGAGGCAAATCAGGACTTTTCAGCAGGGAAGAGATAAAGGCTTTAAAGGATATCTTTTTTCTGCTCTTAAAAGTGAAAGACGAAGGTCAGACGCCAAATGAAGAGGACGAGGTTGAGGATATTTCAAGGCTTCAAGCTTCTTTGGATTCCTGGGTCCAAGCCGCGGGGATAGAGCTTGATAAACAGGCAACGTTACAAAAGTTGCAACATTGGAGTAAAAAGGTTTTAGAGGGTAAATACTCAAATCTGACCCGGGCTTTTCATCGCTTGTTGGTGATTCTTGGTTATCGCCAGCTGAATCCCGATTTTCCCCTGCAGGCGGTCGTGATGGCTAACCTGGGGCGCTTTAGCTCTATGCTGGTTGATTTTGAAACTGCAATGCGTCTGGGAGGAAAGAAGCCAGAGTGGCCAGAAATAATCAAGTATTTGCGTCTATACGTTTTCTGGTATGCCGAACGTGTCTATGAAGAACAGTTGGCTGAAGATCTTCCAGATATTGATGCAGTTTTTGTCGGTACAGTACATCAGGCCAAAGGGCTTGAATGGCCAGTGGTTTTTGTTTCTTCAGTGGTTGGCCATCGGTTCCCTTCAATAAGAGCTGGAAAACCGAGGCCATGGCTTATTTCCAGAGAGCTTTTCGATGCTGAGCGTTATGAGGGAAGTCTGGAGGAAGAGCAAAATTTATTTTATGTAGCTATCACCCGAGCAAAAGAGGTGCTTTGTGTTACTGCTTTTGAGGGTTACTACAGGGGTTCTTTGTACTGCAGGCGTTCTCCCAGCGCTTTTTTCGAATGCTTGAGAGAAGTGGTGCCGGTTTTAGGAGAAAACCAAAAAATTCCGTTTCCAGAGATTCCCCAAAACGACGAACAAAAAGAACCGCGGGTGCTGTCGGTTCGTGAGGTTGCTGATTATTTACGTTGCTTTACGTTGCCCTCACTTTTACCGCTTGCGCAATGTGTGGAAGTACCCTCCAGGACTTGCAGAAGAACTTGGTTATGGAAGAAGTCTACGCAATTGTCTTTTCCGATTGCTGGAGCTTTTGAGAGAAGGCGAAGAAAAACTTGTTAA
- a CDS encoding putative CRISPR-associated protein, which yields MKEFHFINVGVSIVSNLGNGCYEVGENLREHRLSDNEYWQSLLDNPSFLNRAFGVLREHPMQISAELNAFLKKTQHLSPEEVEVYLTATRTPVNEICARLLERFFLEEGYSVYMPREFPGYFLKIHPGENRAESFARGISELLEHLLTLVRRKREEGYVVYFNATGGFKAHIMAYAVAGFLTSSSVYYLNEEFDDLIILPPLLYFPTPRELEVLRFLKQKEEEQVTPHDLEKLWTAYAEEITNLECLGFVAFREGDGDASLEICLTSRGREMEERLR from the coding sequence ATGAAAGAGTTTCATTTCATTAACGTTGGGGTTTCCATCGTCAGTAATCTGGGTAATGGGTGCTATGAAGTTGGCGAAAACTTGAGAGAGCACAGGCTTTCTGACAATGAGTACTGGCAGAGTCTTCTTGATAACCCTTCCTTTTTAAACCGTGCTTTCGGTGTCCTGCGCGAGCATCCTATGCAAATCAGTGCGGAGTTGAACGCTTTTCTTAAAAAGACTCAGCATTTATCACCTGAGGAAGTGGAAGTGTACCTTACTGCTACCAGAACTCCGGTTAACGAAATCTGTGCCAGGTTGCTGGAGCGCTTTTTTCTGGAAGAAGGGTATTCAGTATACATGCCTCGGGAGTTTCCCGGGTATTTTTTGAAAATACACCCCGGTGAGAACCGCGCGGAAAGCTTTGCCCGGGGAATTTCTGAACTCCTTGAGCATCTCCTGACCCTGGTGCGCAGAAAAAGAGAAGAAGGCTATGTGGTATATTTCAATGCAACTGGTGGTTTCAAGGCTCACATTATGGCTTATGCGGTGGCTGGATTTTTGACTTCCTCTTCGGTGTACTATCTGAATGAGGAATTTGATGACCTGATTATCCTGCCGCCCTTGCTTTACTTTCCAACTCCAAGAGAGCTGGAAGTCTTGCGTTTCTTGAAGCAAAAGGAAGAAGAACAAGTTACTCCCCATGACCTGGAAAAGCTGTGGACAGCGTATGCTGAAGAGATAACCAATCTGGAATGTCTGGGATTTGTAGCCTTCAGAGAGGGTGATGGCGATGCCTCTCTGGAGATTTGTCTCACCTCGAGAGGCCGGGAAATGGAGGAAAGATTACGATGA
- a CDS encoding AAA domain-containing protein → MAGTENDGESTRKLHRQKKKQEKPTANLAQAPGNSEPKLNSESALIAEFLQALSEEIEAVKKKRSHSKIEVKEGKLISSENNVYLYVFDVDSSFVPQEDIPVEIEVKGEIYGAEIVSVAGDEITILTEVNLGKHVEEALIIINPWYLLEMLKKRYHEFLEGKVSLNTHLSKKLFNFTPASSGFYHGDLKLPPSENNLNDDQIAAIRAACGSDVHFIWGPPGTGKTRTIGALVAALLKQGLRVLILSHTNIATDQAIASAVKFLEDSAEYQSGKIIRYGNIHPASKLPDLVIPQKLIESRVKKHQEHIEELKAEQKRKQDELKKLENIEKMSSVCDHAMQELHKLEETLKQAEQKIQVLNLQEQDLRTKLEQMQHRLQQIHLAGKLKRLFLSLSSERFQKEAAQLEQALQNIAQERTKLLASMDSLQVAYKQAETEATQQVEKLGKALKKHGLNLVTIHTRKEELVKQIKEIENEIRRAKRNSGTRRKKEDSLPTEIIKNAKVIATTLTKATLNRILADEKFDVVIVDEASMAPLPSLYFTAGLSQKKAIMVGDFRQLPPIVTASSKMAQKWLGRDIFEQAGIQQAIDEGKKEPRLTMLRHQYRMHPEIASIPNEIFYHGQLVSALAPQGLKKITRVIKRSPLAQAPLILCDLSSINPRSNRSHLMSGRYNLYSAVVSAELAKRLAKAGIKQIGVISPYYLQARLIKKIIAESDKKTASAIKTSTVHSFQGMEEEVIIFDIAEGPLPYHGPSPLVNGFELTSQAAKLINVAITRTKAQLVIVANRDYLASKLSPDSILMRVIENVYPKAQTVDPREIVETYHCTDFERWLSMLNTQDATAHIEDTKLDNESNFYAVFFRDLLESKEEIIITSPLLAPNCTWPLLDFFTAKVKAGVTVRIFIKNLTQEDNSILKALKERKVRVIERKNLSQKFAFIDRKIIWEGTLNILAGISHDGALMHRFPYPKACEEIIAIHQFAVDYELESGIPTEQECEQCGAKMLLIKEFESLFMRCENYPQCSNYRKFEDGERVKTYITCPGRDNESCRKPMIAIRGRSNLYLQCTDPQCNTRKVLC, encoded by the coding sequence ATGGCGGGCACTGAAAATGATGGAGAAAGCACCCGAAAGCTTCATCGCCAGAAAAAAAAGCAAGAGAAACCCACCGCAAACCTTGCCCAAGCTCCTGGCAACAGCGAGCCAAAATTAAACTCAGAAAGCGCTTTGATTGCTGAATTTCTTCAAGCGCTGTCAGAAGAAATAGAAGCTGTCAAGAAAAAAAGGAGCCACTCCAAAATAGAAGTAAAAGAAGGAAAGTTGATTTCCAGCGAGAATAACGTTTATCTCTACGTCTTCGATGTCGATTCCTCTTTCGTTCCCCAGGAAGATATTCCAGTAGAAATTGAGGTCAAGGGAGAAATCTACGGTGCAGAAATCGTCAGCGTTGCCGGTGACGAGATAACCATCTTAACCGAAGTAAATTTGGGTAAGCATGTCGAAGAGGCGCTGATTATCATTAATCCCTGGTATCTCCTTGAAATGCTCAAGAAGCGCTACCATGAATTCCTGGAAGGAAAAGTTAGCCTCAACACCCATCTGAGCAAAAAACTCTTCAACTTTACCCCCGCCAGCAGCGGATTTTACCATGGCGATCTCAAGCTCCCTCCTTCAGAGAACAATCTAAATGATGACCAGATTGCTGCAATTCGCGCCGCCTGTGGCAGCGACGTGCATTTCATCTGGGGGCCGCCCGGAACGGGAAAAACCAGAACCATTGGGGCGCTGGTTGCTGCGTTGCTCAAACAGGGTTTACGGGTTCTCATCCTCTCTCACACCAACATCGCAACTGACCAGGCCATAGCCAGTGCAGTAAAGTTTCTTGAAGATTCAGCGGAATACCAAAGCGGCAAAATCATTCGCTACGGGAATATCCACCCTGCCTCAAAACTCCCCGACCTGGTTATTCCTCAAAAACTGATTGAGTCTCGAGTCAAAAAACATCAGGAACACATTGAAGAACTCAAGGCGGAGCAAAAAAGAAAACAAGATGAACTCAAAAAACTTGAAAACATAGAAAAAATGTCAAGTGTCTGTGACCATGCAATGCAGGAACTTCACAAGCTGGAAGAAACGCTTAAGCAAGCCGAACAAAAGATTCAAGTACTGAACCTTCAGGAACAGGATTTGCGCACAAAACTCGAGCAAATGCAGCACAGATTACAACAAATACATCTTGCCGGGAAGCTGAAGAGGCTTTTCCTCAGCCTAAGCTCTGAACGCTTTCAAAAAGAAGCAGCACAGCTTGAACAAGCGCTCCAAAACATTGCTCAGGAACGCACAAAACTTTTAGCAAGTATGGACTCGCTTCAAGTTGCTTATAAACAGGCAGAAACAGAGGCCACCCAGCAAGTGGAAAAACTGGGAAAAGCTTTGAAAAAGCACGGCCTGAACCTGGTAACCATACACACCCGGAAAGAAGAACTTGTAAAGCAAATTAAAGAAATAGAAAACGAAATTCGCCGGGCGAAAAGAAATTCTGGAACTAGGCGCAAGAAAGAAGACTCCTTGCCGACAGAAATCATCAAGAATGCAAAAGTAATCGCTACCACGTTGACCAAAGCAACCCTCAACAGAATACTGGCGGATGAAAAATTTGATGTCGTCATAGTCGATGAAGCGAGCATGGCCCCTCTACCAAGCCTTTATTTCACCGCTGGGCTTAGCCAGAAAAAAGCAATTATGGTAGGTGATTTTCGCCAACTTCCCCCCATCGTTACCGCTTCTTCAAAAATGGCGCAAAAATGGTTAGGAAGAGACATATTTGAACAGGCGGGAATTCAACAAGCCATAGACGAGGGGAAAAAAGAACCCAGGCTGACCATGTTGCGTCATCAGTATCGCATGCACCCGGAGATTGCCAGCATACCCAATGAAATTTTCTACCATGGCCAGCTTGTCAGCGCGCTTGCCCCGCAAGGGTTAAAAAAAATCACCCGCGTTATTAAGCGATCGCCGCTTGCCCAAGCGCCTCTTATCCTCTGCGACCTGTCATCCATAAACCCCCGAAGCAATCGCTCGCACCTCATGAGTGGACGCTACAATCTCTACAGTGCAGTAGTCTCTGCGGAGCTGGCCAAAAGGTTAGCAAAGGCAGGTATCAAGCAAATCGGCGTCATCTCACCTTATTACCTGCAAGCTCGGCTCATCAAGAAAATAATCGCCGAGTCTGATAAAAAAACTGCTTCTGCAATAAAAACTTCAACTGTTCACAGCTTCCAGGGCATGGAAGAAGAAGTTATTATATTTGACATAGCAGAAGGACCCTTACCCTACCATGGGCCATCACCTCTTGTAAATGGGTTTGAATTGACCAGCCAGGCAGCCAAGCTCATCAACGTTGCCATAACCCGCACCAAAGCACAACTGGTTATTGTTGCCAACAGAGACTACCTCGCTTCCAAGCTGAGTCCAGATTCCATTTTGATGAGGGTTATTGAAAACGTGTATCCAAAAGCGCAAACAGTGGACCCCCGGGAAATTGTCGAAACATACCACTGCACCGATTTTGAGCGCTGGCTCAGCATGCTGAATACACAAGATGCAACAGCTCACATTGAAGATACAAAGCTGGATAACGAATCCAACTTTTATGCAGTCTTCTTCAGAGACCTTCTCGAAAGCAAAGAGGAAATCATTATTACTTCACCACTACTTGCCCCCAACTGTACCTGGCCACTACTCGATTTTTTCACTGCAAAAGTCAAAGCAGGTGTTACGGTACGAATTTTCATCAAAAACCTTACGCAAGAAGATAATAGCATCCTCAAAGCACTAAAAGAAAGAAAAGTGCGGGTTATAGAAAGGAAGAACCTGAGTCAGAAGTTCGCCTTTATTGACCGTAAAATTATTTGGGAAGGAACCCTGAACATACTTGCGGGAATAAGCCACGACGGAGCATTAATGCACCGCTTTCCCTATCCCAAGGCTTGTGAAGAAATCATTGCAATACACCAGTTCGCCGTTGATTACGAACTCGAATCTGGAATTCCAACTGAACAAGAGTGCGAACAATGTGGAGCAAAGATGCTGCTCATCAAAGAATTCGAAAGCCTTTTTATGCGTTGTGAAAATTATCCTCAATGCTCAAACTACCGTAAGTTTGAAGATGGAGAGCGAGTCAAGACATACATTACCTGTCCCGGGCGCGATAACGAATCTTGCAGAAAACCTATGATAGCAATTCGCGGGCGGTCAAATCTCTATTTGCAATGCACTGACCCACAATGCAACACACGAAAAGTTTTGTGCTGA
- a CDS encoding TIGR02710 family CRISPR-associated CARF protein: MRHLIINVGLGTSGGSESLAGAIVYSINRHRPDVVHFVVTEKSEQETLPIVKRLMEEEEVEAEVRVLRLKAGSEYDCREVFSEVKDYLAKLKREDQKAKIEVDFTAGTKPMSAGVVLSGCVVGAEDFSYVQTKIEDGKPVKGSESLKSFPEISEYRIEELKKLFMFSFDHYAFLSALEILKNMEEISNASDVLRFVEHWREIVNFYLSWDLFAHPFEKVKGTPGVPEYNKAFLGKLGNPTFRYREVYFLADLLNNAERRIQEGKFDDAVARLYRAVEMIAQIKLHSYGIETSDVEIERLPEGIREKYAVLRNERGKVQLPLYRSYELLGDLGDELGKNFFEDHELRNLLERRNNSILAHGLSPVAKQECLSLQDKVLSLAFLLRRDLEKIMGEGQFPKYREIDDGLQKLGVELS; the protein is encoded by the coding sequence ATGAGGCACCTGATCATCAACGTGGGATTGGGCACAAGCGGAGGGTCAGAATCACTGGCTGGAGCCATAGTTTATTCAATCAACAGGCATAGGCCGGATGTGGTGCATTTTGTGGTTACTGAAAAAAGTGAGCAGGAGACGTTGCCGATTGTAAAGAGGTTGATGGAAGAAGAGGAAGTAGAGGCTGAGGTAAGGGTGCTGCGCTTGAAAGCAGGCAGTGAGTATGACTGCCGGGAAGTCTTTTCGGAAGTTAAAGACTATCTTGCAAAACTTAAGCGAGAGGATCAGAAAGCAAAAATAGAGGTGGATTTCACTGCTGGCACCAAACCGATGAGTGCAGGTGTGGTCCTGAGCGGTTGCGTGGTGGGTGCGGAAGATTTTTCCTATGTTCAAACCAAGATAGAGGATGGAAAACCTGTAAAGGGCAGCGAGAGCTTGAAATCGTTTCCTGAAATTTCCGAATACCGCATTGAAGAACTGAAAAAGCTTTTTATGTTCAGCTTCGACCACTATGCTTTTTTGTCAGCGCTGGAGATCCTGAAAAACATGGAAGAAATAAGCAATGCTTCCGATGTACTTCGGTTTGTCGAGCACTGGCGGGAAATCGTCAACTTTTACCTCTCCTGGGACCTCTTTGCGCATCCTTTTGAGAAGGTGAAAGGGACACCCGGTGTGCCTGAGTACAATAAGGCTTTCCTGGGCAAGCTTGGAAACCCGACTTTTCGCTACCGTGAGGTCTATTTCCTTGCTGATCTTCTCAACAATGCCGAACGGCGCATTCAAGAAGGAAAGTTTGACGATGCGGTAGCTCGGCTTTACCGGGCGGTGGAAATGATTGCTCAGATTAAACTTCACTCCTATGGTATAGAAACTTCTGATGTTGAAATTGAACGCCTTCCAGAGGGCATAAGAGAAAAATATGCTGTCCTGCGCAACGAGCGCGGCAAGGTTCAGCTTCCCCTTTATCGAAGCTATGAACTGCTTGGAGACTTGGGTGATGAATTGGGTAAGAACTTTTTTGAGGATCATGAGCTTCGCAACCTTCTTGAGCGTCGGAACAACTCCATCCTGGCTCATGGATTGAGCCCAGTTGCTAAGCAGGAATGCCTCTCTTTACAGGATAAAGTTTTGAGCCTGGCTTTTCTGCTGCGTAGGGATTTAGAGAAGATCATGGGAGAAGGTCAATTTCCCAAGTATCGGGAAATTGATGACGGCTTGCAAAAATTGGGGGTAGAGCTCTCGTGA
- a CDS encoding PD-(D/E)XK nuclease family protein has product MWKYPPGLAEELGYGRSLRNCLFRLLELLREGEEKLVNAVERAIEEKFFLPFADQHTFTVLRKEAFSSLREFAQKYLEELLKIENTTTQVEVSFDGVVLRGGVDAVIREGERLTLWICRVSWGAITPEEVAFQLGVFIKASGLDSTSSLPRAFFANLGDSLLEEIVIDERGLQDVGEKLKEVLLKIKSGQFDKVLGGESCKRCDYSEICRFCYPNFS; this is encoded by the coding sequence GTGTGGAAGTACCCTCCAGGACTTGCAGAAGAACTTGGTTATGGAAGAAGTCTACGCAATTGTCTTTTCCGATTGCTGGAGCTTTTGAGAGAAGGCGAAGAAAAACTTGTTAATGCAGTTGAGCGTGCTATTGAGGAAAAGTTTTTCCTGCCCTTTGCTGACCAGCATACCTTTACGGTTTTGAGGAAAGAAGCCTTTTCATCCCTGCGCGAGTTCGCTCAGAAATACCTTGAAGAACTGCTCAAGATAGAAAACACCACCACTCAGGTGGAGGTATCTTTCGATGGTGTGGTGCTCAGGGGAGGCGTTGATGCCGTTATCAGAGAGGGCGAGAGGCTGACGCTCTGGATTTGCAGGGTTTCTTGGGGTGCGATTACTCCTGAGGAAGTGGCTTTCCAGTTGGGTGTTTTTATCAAAGCTTCGGGGTTGGACTCCACTTCTTCCTTGCCCCGTGCATTTTTTGCGAATCTCGGCGATTCCTTGTTAGAGGAGATAGTGATTGATGAAAGAGGCTTGCAAGATGTAGGTGAAAAGCTTAAGGAGGTGTTGTTGAAAATTAAGAGCGGTCAGTTTGATAAAGTTTTAGGAGGGGAGAGCTGTAAACGATGTGACTACTCCGAGATATGCCGATTTTGCTATCCTAATTTTTCTTAG
- a CDS encoding putative CRISPR-associated protein translates to MNTIISTVGTSLLGKARNYYGKSEVSVLDVTNFLRLVNNDTEASAETNSLQRILHRLQNGESKLVFLHSQTDEGRLCAEVLQSYYSGRGFEVECREIQYLNYRESHFKFRGLRSLVNELVNLISSEREKGNTVYINATGGFKAEIAYATLVGILFDVRVYYIHEAFQDIIEMPPVPLDWDYSQLVEHEEALKWFSEDLRPKKEAESVIKTLPQEIRLLLLEEEGYVFLSPAGEAFFKAYLERLQQADTVPLLLSTSAWKAYQDFPIDVRRAFERYLRKLKVPVIRLKGSDLTRVPLGCRVFPRGHCDERIIFCEDQQGKIRVCALLRHSDRSYERYLKRKITCPDEQEFKVLW, encoded by the coding sequence GTGAATACCATAATAAGTACTGTAGGCACGTCACTGCTTGGGAAAGCCAGGAACTATTATGGAAAAAGCGAAGTTTCCGTGCTTGATGTGACCAACTTCCTGAGGTTGGTAAACAATGATACTGAAGCTTCAGCAGAGACGAATTCGTTGCAAAGAATCCTTCACCGCTTACAGAATGGAGAAAGCAAGTTGGTTTTTCTGCACTCGCAAACCGATGAAGGGCGCCTTTGCGCTGAAGTCTTGCAGAGTTATTACTCTGGCCGGGGTTTTGAGGTGGAATGTCGAGAGATTCAGTACCTTAACTACCGGGAGAGCCACTTCAAGTTCCGGGGTTTGCGCTCTTTGGTGAATGAGCTGGTGAACCTCATATCCAGCGAGAGGGAAAAGGGCAACACAGTTTATATCAACGCAACCGGTGGTTTTAAAGCTGAGATAGCCTATGCCACGCTGGTGGGCATCCTTTTTGATGTGCGGGTGTATTACATCCACGAGGCTTTTCAGGACATCATTGAGATGCCCCCCGTGCCTCTTGATTGGGACTATTCTCAGCTGGTGGAACACGAGGAAGCTTTGAAGTGGTTCAGTGAGGACCTGAGACCCAAAAAAGAAGCTGAATCCGTAATTAAAACCCTGCCTCAGGAAATTCGCCTTTTGCTCCTTGAAGAAGAAGGTTATGTATTTCTTTCGCCAGCTGGTGAAGCCTTTTTCAAGGCTTATCTCGAGAGATTGCAACAGGCGGATACTGTACCCCTTCTTCTTTCTACTTCTGCTTGGAAGGCTTATCAGGATTTTCCAATTGATGTGCGCCGGGCTTTTGAACGTTACCTGCGAAAGCTAAAGGTGCCGGTAATCCGCCTCAAGGGTTCTGACCTCACCCGTGTGCCTTTGGGTTGCCGGGTTTTCCCTCGGGGCCATTGCGATGAGCGAATTATTTTTTGCGAGGACCAACAAGGCAAAATCAGGGTTTGTGCCCTGCTACGTCACAGCGACCGGAGTTATGAGCGATACCTGAAGCGAAAAATTACCTGTCCTGATGAGCAGGAATTCAAGGTTTTGTGGTGA